The following proteins are co-located in the Silene latifolia isolate original U9 population chromosome 1, ASM4854445v1, whole genome shotgun sequence genome:
- the LOC141602033 gene encoding bidirectional sugar transporter SWEET12-like, giving the protein MTTLAHFFQHLPWVTIFGLLGNTISFMVFLSPIPTFYLIYKKKSTEEFQSIPYVVGFFSAVLWLFYAYIKTDVIFLVTINSFGVFIETIYLVIFLVYANKQTRMNTVKMLLLFNVFGFGVIVFFTMVIAKTTSVRLTILGWICLIFSLSVFVAPLGVMRKVIRTKSVKYMPFLLSFFLTLSAVVWFFYGLCKHDIYVAIPNILGFSFGILQMILYAIYRNAKPIGEELPIGKKGMSNDEIILEPVKIQPKTTAGTNEGIFAIEIPNLNVNDYKNVTNEDNEVMEQKMMMMMNNVGVNHIPPQMTIVV; this is encoded by the exons ATGACCACTCTTGCTCACTTCTTTCAACACCTTCCATGGGTTACTATTTTCGGTCTCTTAG GTAACACGATTTCTTTCATGGTCTTCCTTTCTCCAAT CCCGACATTTTATCTAATTTATAAGAAGAAATCAACAGAAGAGTTTCAAAGCATTCCGTACGTGGTGGGATTTTTTAGTGCAGTGTTATGGTTGTTCTACGCCTACATTAAAACGGATGTTATCTTCTTGGTTACTATTAACTCATTTGGTGTCTTCATTGAAACCATCTACCTTGTCATTTTCCTCGTCTATGCCAACAAGCAAACTAGG ATGAATACGGTGAAAATGCTCCTTTTATTCAATGTTTTCGGGTTTGGTGTTATCGTCTTCTTCACGATGGTGATTGCTAAGACGACTAGTGTTCGTCTCACCATACTTGGATGGATTTGCCTTATTTTCTCATTGAGCGTCTTTGTCGCTCCCCTTGGTGTTATG AGGAAAGTGATCCGTACCAAGAGTGTCAAGTACATGCCCTTCCTCCTCTCGTTCTTCCTCACTCTAAGTGCCGTTGTATGGTTCTTCTATGGCCTTTGCAAACATGATATATATGTCGCG ATACCGAACATTCTTGGATTCAGCTTTGGAATTCTTCAAATGATCCTTTATGCAATCTATAGAAATGCCAAACCAATAGGTGAGGAACTTCCTATTGGGAAAAAGGGCATGTCTAATGACGAAATTATCCTTGAACCAGTTAAAATTCAGCCTAAGACGACTGCGGGTACAAACGAGGGTATTTTCGCCATTGAGATCCCGAACTTGAACGTCAATGATTACAAGAATGTTACTAATGAGGATAATGAGGTAATGGagcagaagatgatgatgatgatgaacaatGTTGGTGTCAATCATATTCCACCTCAAATGACAATTGTTGTATAA
- the LOC141602028 gene encoding bidirectional sugar transporter N3-like has translation MITVHHPWVFAFGILGNVISFMVFLAPLPTFIRVYKKKSTEGFQSIPYVVAIFSAMLWIYYAMLKGNSLLLITVNVAGVIIETIYVVVYITYAPRQAKMFTLKLLLFMNFGGFGVIVLLCHYLTKGETRIQAFGWVCVAFSVSVFAAPLSVMRLVIRTKSVEFMPFNLSLCLTLTATIWFFYGFVQKDLYITLPNIVGFVFGVVQMILYGIYRKYDKMAKKQKLPEQVVEITSPVKQNDTVETVINCLPKTKDIIHPQENNNVEVVIDANMHEINEEASNSHEVYLHGQPQIIPTTCNVDLESIVNRPGPCSVQLVECAV, from the exons ATGATTACTGTTCACCATCCATGGGTTTTTGCCTTTGGCATTCTAG GGAACGTCATCTCATTCATGGTGTTTCTTGCACCTTT GCCAACATTTATAAGGGTTTACAAGAAGAAATCAACCGAAGGGTTTCAATCAATACCGTATGTAGTTGCCATTTTCAGTGCCATGCTATGGATTTACTACGCAATGCTCAAAGGCAATTCACTCCTCCTAATCACCGTTAATGTCGCCGGAGTTATAATTGAGACCATTTACGTTGTCGTTTACATCACCTATGCTCCTAGACAAGCAAAG ATGTTCACATTGAAACTTCTATTGTTCATGAATTTTGgaggatttggcgtgattgttcTTCTTTGTCACTACTTAACTAAAGGAGAGACTAGAATCCAAGCTTTTGGATGGGTTTGTGTTGCATTTTCAGTTAGTGTTTTCGCCGCGCCATTAAGTGTTATG AGGTTGGTGATACGTACAAAGAGTGTCGAGTTCATGCCATTCAATTTAtccttatgtcttaccttaaccgcAACCATTTGGTTCTTCTATGGTTTCGTCCAGAAGGACCTTTACATCACG CTTCCGAACATTGTAGGGTTCGTATTTGGAGTAGTACAAATGATACTATACGGAATTTACAGAAAATACGACAAGATGGCTAAAAAGCAGAAGTTACCAGAACAAGTAGTTGAAATTACAAGTCCAGTGAAGCAAAACGACACCGTTGAGACCGTAATAAATTGCCTACCAAAAACAAAGGATATAATTCATCCACAAGAGAATAATAATGTTGAGGTTGTGATTGATGCCAACATGCATGAAATTAACGAGGAGGCTAGTAATAGCCACGAGGTATACTTGCATGGGCAGCCTCAAATTATTCCAACAACATGCAACGTCGATCTCGAGTCGATTGTTAATAGGCCCGGTCCGTGTTCGGTCCAATTGGTTGAGTGTGCCGTTTGA